Proteins from one Chanodichthys erythropterus isolate Z2021 chromosome 15, ASM2448905v1, whole genome shotgun sequence genomic window:
- the LOC137037231 gene encoding serine/threonine-protein phosphatase 6 regulatory ankyrin repeat subunit A isoform X2 — translation MVLRIREQPSLIKAIFNVDTDEVRSLIFKKEDVNVQDSEKRTPLHAAAYLGDAEIIELLILSGARVNAKDNKWLTPLHRAVASCSEEAVQVLLKHSADVNARDKNWQTPLHVAAAHKAVRCAEALVPLLSNVNVSDRAGRTPLHHAAFSGHLEMVQLLVSRGANINAFDKKDRRAVHWAAYMGHLEVMKLLVSHGAEVCCKDKKSYTPLHAAASSGMINVVKYLLNLGVDINEPNAYGNSPLHLACFNGQDVVVNELIEAGADVNQVNEKGFSPLHFTAASRQGALCLELLVANRANVNSRSKDGKTPLHMAAIHGRYSRSQAIIQNGSEIDCEDENGNSPLHIAARYGHELLINTLMTNGADTAKRGIHGMFPLHLAALSGFSDCCRKLLSSGFDIDTPDDFGRTCLHAAAAGGNLECLNLLLNTGADFNRKDRFERTALHYAAANCNYQCLFALVGSGASVNERDVRGCSPLHYTAAADSDGRCLEYLLRNDANPGLRDKDGYSAVHYASAYGHRVCLEMIANETPLDVLLDTSASSILHDTDVQPPISPLHLAAYHGHHHALEVLVQSLLDLDVRTPQGHTALSLAAFKGHVECVEILINQGASMLLKDYTHKRSAVHSAAMNGHSECLRLLIHNADQQTAIDIRDGKGQTPLMLAVLGGHTDCVYLLLSKGASVEARDKWGRSALHHGAVMGHEACVEALLQHGSSFLVQDSRGRSPLHLAAACGHVGVLRALMKIQKSVLVLKDNCGYTPLHWACYNGHDASVELLLEQDVFRKMEGNSFSPLHCAVINDNESAAEMLIETLGPAIVNATDSQSRTPLHAAAYTDHVECLQLLLGHNAQVNSTDMLGKTPLMMAAENGQTNAVEVLVSSAKADFTLQDAHRNTALHLACSKGHETSALLILEKVTDRNIINCTNAALQTPLHVAARNGLTVVVQELLGKGASVLAVDENGYTPALACAPNKDVADCLALILATMMPISLSSPSTISGLAFTTINHYSSPSKTVTFDPLPMLRSEHVSYRKFNSLGREDGLIVPDDELNDSDSETY, via the exons CCCTCTCTGATTAAAGCCATATTTAATGTGGACACAGATGAAGTTCGCTCTCTCATATTCAAGAAAGAAGATGTCAATGTACAG GACAGTGAGAAGAGGACGCCACTCCACGCGGCTGCATACCTGGGCGACGCTGAGATCATAGAGCTGCTCATCCTGTCAG ggGCGAGAGTAAATGCCAAAGATAATAAATGGCTCACTCCTCTTCATCGGGCCGTAGCTTCCTGTAGTGAG GAGGCCGTCCAGGTGCTGTTGAAACACTCTGCGGATGTCAACGCAAGGGATAAAAACTGGCAGACGCCGCTGCACGTGGCCGCGGCCCATAAAGCAGTGCGCTGCGCCGAGGCATTAGTGCCATTGCTAAGCAACGTCAACGTGTCGGACCGCGCCGGACGTACGCCTCTTCATCACGCGGCCTTCAGCGGACACCTGGAG ATGGTTCAGTTGCTTGTATCCAGAGGTGCAAACATCAACGCTTTTGATAAGAAGGACAGACGAGCTGTTCACTGGGCCGCATACATGG gTCATTTAGAGGTCATGAAGTTACTGGTGTCTCATGGTGCTGAGGTTTGCTGTAAGGATAAGAAATCATACACTCCGCTTCACGCCGCTGCCTCCAGTGGAATGATCAACGTGGTGAAATACCTGCTGAATCTGGGAGTTGAT ATTAACGAGCCGAACGCTTATGGAAACAGTCCTCTGCACTTGGCGTGTTTTAACGGGCAGGACGTGGTGGTGAACGAGCTGATAGAAGCAGGTGCTGATGTCAATCAAGTGAACGAGAAGGGCTTCTCCCCGCTGCACTTCACCGCTGCCTCCCGGCAGGGGGCGCTGTGTCTGGAGCTGCTCGTGGCCAACAGGGCCAATGTCAACAGCAGG AGTAAAGATGGTAAAACTCCTCTCCACATGGCGGCCATTCACGGGCGATACTCCAGATCGCAGGCCATCATTCAGAACG GCTCAGAGATCGACTGCGAGGATGAGAACGGAAATTCTCCGCTTCATATAGCGGCTCGTTACGGTCACGAGCTGCTCATCAACACTCTCATGACGAACGGTGCAGATACGGCAAA ACGGGGCATCCACGGCATGTTCCCGCTGCATCTGGCGGCGCTGAGTGGATTTTCAGACTGCTGCCGGAAACTGCTCTCCTCAG GTTTTGACATCGACACGCCGGATGACTTTGGCAGGACGTGTTTGCATGCGGCCGCTGCAGGAGG GAATCTGGAGTGTTTGAATCTGTTGCTCAACACAGGTGCAGACTTTAACAGGAAAGACAGATTTGAGAG GACGGCGCTGCATTACGCTGCTGCGAACTGTAACTATCAGTGTCTGTTCGCTCTGGTGGGCTCCGGGGCCAGCGTGAACGAGCGGGACGTCAGGGGCTGCAGCCCACTGCACTACACGGCTGCGGCCGACTCCGACGGCAG GTGTCTGGAGTATCTGTTGAGGAATGATGCGAATCCAGGTCTCAGGGATAAAGACGGATACAGCGCTGTTCACTACGCTTCAGCGTACGGTCACCGAGTGTGTCTGGAGATG ATCGCCAATGAAACGCCGTTAGATGTG CTGTTGGACACATCTGCATCAAGCATCTTGCACGACACTGACGTCCAGCCTCCCATCAGCCCTTTACACTTAGCG GCATATCACGGTCACCACCACGCTCTTGAGGTCCTGGTCCAGTCTCTGCTGGATCTGGACGTGAGGACGCCTCAGGGTCACACGGCTCTGAGTCTGGCAGCGTTTAAGGGTCACGTGGAGTGCGTGGAGATCCTGATCAATCAGGGCGCGTCCATGCTGCTGAAGGACTACACACACAAGAGAAGCGCCGTACACTCCGCAG CCATGAACGGTCACTCAGAGTGTCTGCGTCTGCTCATCCATAATGCCGATCAGCAAACAGCCATCGATATACGTGATGGAAAGGGACA GACTCCTCTAATGTTGGCAGTTCTGGGCGGACACACAGACTGTGTGTATCTTCTGCTGAGTAAAGGAGCCAGTGTGGAGGCCAGGGATAAATGGGGCCGGTCGGCCCTCCACCACGGG GCGGTGATGGGTCACGAGGCATGTGTGGAGGCGCTGCTGCAGCACGGCTCTAGTTTCCTGGTTCAGGACAGTAGGGGGCGCTCTCCTCTGCACTTGGCGGCTGCTTGCGGTCACGTTGGAGTTCTGAGAGCCCTCATGAAGATCCAAAAGAGCGTCCTCGTCCTCAAGGACAACTGTGGTTACACACCGCTGCACTGGGCGTGTTATAACG GTCATGACGCGTCTGTGGAGCTGCTCTTAGAGCAGGACGTGTTTCGAAAGATGGAGGGAAACTCCTTCAGTCCGCTGCACTGCGCTGT tatTAACGATAACGAATCTGCAGCTGAGATGCTGATTGAAACGTTAGGCCCAGCGATCGTAAACGCCACAGACTCGCAGTCCAG GACGCCGCTGCACGCCGCCGCTTACACCGATCACGTGGAGTGTTTGCAGCTTCTGCTGGGTCACAACGCTCAGGTCAACTCCACTGACATGCTGGGAAAAACACCACTCATGATGGCGGCTGAGAACGGACAGACCAACGCCGTAG AAGTGTTGGTGAGCAGCGCGAAAGCAGATTTCACATTACAGGACGCACACAGAAACACAGCCCTGCATCTGGCCTGCAGTAAG GGACATGAAACCAGTGCCTTGTTAATTCTTGAGAAGGTCACGGACAGAAACATCATCAACTGCACAAACGCAGCGCTGCAGAC GCCGCTACACGTTGCCGCTCGTAACGGGCTCACGGTGGTCGTGCAGGAGCTGCTGGGTAAAGGAGCCAGTGTCCTCGCCGTGGATGAAAACG
- the LOC137037231 gene encoding serine/threonine-protein phosphatase 6 regulatory ankyrin repeat subunit A isoform X1 → MRSERMSRVCIVVLEEVEDDEPSPLHSKATPDHISQNSSQDEKPSLIKAIFNVDTDEVRSLIFKKEDVNVQDSEKRTPLHAAAYLGDAEIIELLILSGARVNAKDNKWLTPLHRAVASCSEEAVQVLLKHSADVNARDKNWQTPLHVAAAHKAVRCAEALVPLLSNVNVSDRAGRTPLHHAAFSGHLEMVQLLVSRGANINAFDKKDRRAVHWAAYMGHLEVMKLLVSHGAEVCCKDKKSYTPLHAAASSGMINVVKYLLNLGVDINEPNAYGNSPLHLACFNGQDVVVNELIEAGADVNQVNEKGFSPLHFTAASRQGALCLELLVANRANVNSRSKDGKTPLHMAAIHGRYSRSQAIIQNGSEIDCEDENGNSPLHIAARYGHELLINTLMTNGADTAKRGIHGMFPLHLAALSGFSDCCRKLLSSGFDIDTPDDFGRTCLHAAAAGGNLECLNLLLNTGADFNRKDRFERTALHYAAANCNYQCLFALVGSGASVNERDVRGCSPLHYTAAADSDGRCLEYLLRNDANPGLRDKDGYSAVHYASAYGHRVCLEMIANETPLDVLLDTSASSILHDTDVQPPISPLHLAAYHGHHHALEVLVQSLLDLDVRTPQGHTALSLAAFKGHVECVEILINQGASMLLKDYTHKRSAVHSAAMNGHSECLRLLIHNADQQTAIDIRDGKGQTPLMLAVLGGHTDCVYLLLSKGASVEARDKWGRSALHHGAVMGHEACVEALLQHGSSFLVQDSRGRSPLHLAAACGHVGVLRALMKIQKSVLVLKDNCGYTPLHWACYNGHDASVELLLEQDVFRKMEGNSFSPLHCAVINDNESAAEMLIETLGPAIVNATDSQSRTPLHAAAYTDHVECLQLLLGHNAQVNSTDMLGKTPLMMAAENGQTNAVEVLVSSAKADFTLQDAHRNTALHLACSKGHETSALLILEKVTDRNIINCTNAALQTPLHVAARNGLTVVVQELLGKGASVLAVDENGYTPALACAPNKDVADCLALILATMMPISLSSPSTISGLAFTTINHYSSPSKTVTFDPLPMLRSEHVSYRKFNSLGREDGLIVPDDELNDSDSETY, encoded by the exons ATGCGGTCGGAGCGCATGAGTCGCGTGTGTATCGTGGTCCTGGAGGAGGTGGAAGATGACGAACCCTCCCCTCTGCATTCCAAAGCCACTCCGGACCACATTTCCCAGAATTCCTCTCAGGACGAGAAG CCCTCTCTGATTAAAGCCATATTTAATGTGGACACAGATGAAGTTCGCTCTCTCATATTCAAGAAAGAAGATGTCAATGTACAG GACAGTGAGAAGAGGACGCCACTCCACGCGGCTGCATACCTGGGCGACGCTGAGATCATAGAGCTGCTCATCCTGTCAG ggGCGAGAGTAAATGCCAAAGATAATAAATGGCTCACTCCTCTTCATCGGGCCGTAGCTTCCTGTAGTGAG GAGGCCGTCCAGGTGCTGTTGAAACACTCTGCGGATGTCAACGCAAGGGATAAAAACTGGCAGACGCCGCTGCACGTGGCCGCGGCCCATAAAGCAGTGCGCTGCGCCGAGGCATTAGTGCCATTGCTAAGCAACGTCAACGTGTCGGACCGCGCCGGACGTACGCCTCTTCATCACGCGGCCTTCAGCGGACACCTGGAG ATGGTTCAGTTGCTTGTATCCAGAGGTGCAAACATCAACGCTTTTGATAAGAAGGACAGACGAGCTGTTCACTGGGCCGCATACATGG gTCATTTAGAGGTCATGAAGTTACTGGTGTCTCATGGTGCTGAGGTTTGCTGTAAGGATAAGAAATCATACACTCCGCTTCACGCCGCTGCCTCCAGTGGAATGATCAACGTGGTGAAATACCTGCTGAATCTGGGAGTTGAT ATTAACGAGCCGAACGCTTATGGAAACAGTCCTCTGCACTTGGCGTGTTTTAACGGGCAGGACGTGGTGGTGAACGAGCTGATAGAAGCAGGTGCTGATGTCAATCAAGTGAACGAGAAGGGCTTCTCCCCGCTGCACTTCACCGCTGCCTCCCGGCAGGGGGCGCTGTGTCTGGAGCTGCTCGTGGCCAACAGGGCCAATGTCAACAGCAGG AGTAAAGATGGTAAAACTCCTCTCCACATGGCGGCCATTCACGGGCGATACTCCAGATCGCAGGCCATCATTCAGAACG GCTCAGAGATCGACTGCGAGGATGAGAACGGAAATTCTCCGCTTCATATAGCGGCTCGTTACGGTCACGAGCTGCTCATCAACACTCTCATGACGAACGGTGCAGATACGGCAAA ACGGGGCATCCACGGCATGTTCCCGCTGCATCTGGCGGCGCTGAGTGGATTTTCAGACTGCTGCCGGAAACTGCTCTCCTCAG GTTTTGACATCGACACGCCGGATGACTTTGGCAGGACGTGTTTGCATGCGGCCGCTGCAGGAGG GAATCTGGAGTGTTTGAATCTGTTGCTCAACACAGGTGCAGACTTTAACAGGAAAGACAGATTTGAGAG GACGGCGCTGCATTACGCTGCTGCGAACTGTAACTATCAGTGTCTGTTCGCTCTGGTGGGCTCCGGGGCCAGCGTGAACGAGCGGGACGTCAGGGGCTGCAGCCCACTGCACTACACGGCTGCGGCCGACTCCGACGGCAG GTGTCTGGAGTATCTGTTGAGGAATGATGCGAATCCAGGTCTCAGGGATAAAGACGGATACAGCGCTGTTCACTACGCTTCAGCGTACGGTCACCGAGTGTGTCTGGAGATG ATCGCCAATGAAACGCCGTTAGATGTG CTGTTGGACACATCTGCATCAAGCATCTTGCACGACACTGACGTCCAGCCTCCCATCAGCCCTTTACACTTAGCG GCATATCACGGTCACCACCACGCTCTTGAGGTCCTGGTCCAGTCTCTGCTGGATCTGGACGTGAGGACGCCTCAGGGTCACACGGCTCTGAGTCTGGCAGCGTTTAAGGGTCACGTGGAGTGCGTGGAGATCCTGATCAATCAGGGCGCGTCCATGCTGCTGAAGGACTACACACACAAGAGAAGCGCCGTACACTCCGCAG CCATGAACGGTCACTCAGAGTGTCTGCGTCTGCTCATCCATAATGCCGATCAGCAAACAGCCATCGATATACGTGATGGAAAGGGACA GACTCCTCTAATGTTGGCAGTTCTGGGCGGACACACAGACTGTGTGTATCTTCTGCTGAGTAAAGGAGCCAGTGTGGAGGCCAGGGATAAATGGGGCCGGTCGGCCCTCCACCACGGG GCGGTGATGGGTCACGAGGCATGTGTGGAGGCGCTGCTGCAGCACGGCTCTAGTTTCCTGGTTCAGGACAGTAGGGGGCGCTCTCCTCTGCACTTGGCGGCTGCTTGCGGTCACGTTGGAGTTCTGAGAGCCCTCATGAAGATCCAAAAGAGCGTCCTCGTCCTCAAGGACAACTGTGGTTACACACCGCTGCACTGGGCGTGTTATAACG GTCATGACGCGTCTGTGGAGCTGCTCTTAGAGCAGGACGTGTTTCGAAAGATGGAGGGAAACTCCTTCAGTCCGCTGCACTGCGCTGT tatTAACGATAACGAATCTGCAGCTGAGATGCTGATTGAAACGTTAGGCCCAGCGATCGTAAACGCCACAGACTCGCAGTCCAG GACGCCGCTGCACGCCGCCGCTTACACCGATCACGTGGAGTGTTTGCAGCTTCTGCTGGGTCACAACGCTCAGGTCAACTCCACTGACATGCTGGGAAAAACACCACTCATGATGGCGGCTGAGAACGGACAGACCAACGCCGTAG AAGTGTTGGTGAGCAGCGCGAAAGCAGATTTCACATTACAGGACGCACACAGAAACACAGCCCTGCATCTGGCCTGCAGTAAG GGACATGAAACCAGTGCCTTGTTAATTCTTGAGAAGGTCACGGACAGAAACATCATCAACTGCACAAACGCAGCGCTGCAGAC GCCGCTACACGTTGCCGCTCGTAACGGGCTCACGGTGGTCGTGCAGGAGCTGCTGGGTAAAGGAGCCAGTGTCCTCGCCGTGGATGAAAACG
- the LOC137037231 gene encoding serine/threonine-protein phosphatase 6 regulatory ankyrin repeat subunit A isoform X3, with the protein MHKNPVCVSYITDPAETTHASNAKLSNGVQNTCKSEDSEKRTPLHAAAYLGDAEIIELLILSGARVNAKDNKWLTPLHRAVASCSEEAVQVLLKHSADVNARDKNWQTPLHVAAAHKAVRCAEALVPLLSNVNVSDRAGRTPLHHAAFSGHLEMVQLLVSRGANINAFDKKDRRAVHWAAYMGHLEVMKLLVSHGAEVCCKDKKSYTPLHAAASSGMINVVKYLLNLGVDINEPNAYGNSPLHLACFNGQDVVVNELIEAGADVNQVNEKGFSPLHFTAASRQGALCLELLVANRANVNSRSKDGKTPLHMAAIHGRYSRSQAIIQNGSEIDCEDENGNSPLHIAARYGHELLINTLMTNGADTAKRGIHGMFPLHLAALSGFSDCCRKLLSSGFDIDTPDDFGRTCLHAAAAGGNLECLNLLLNTGADFNRKDRFERTALHYAAANCNYQCLFALVGSGASVNERDVRGCSPLHYTAAADSDGRCLEYLLRNDANPGLRDKDGYSAVHYASAYGHRVCLEMIANETPLDVLLDTSASSILHDTDVQPPISPLHLAAYHGHHHALEVLVQSLLDLDVRTPQGHTALSLAAFKGHVECVEILINQGASMLLKDYTHKRSAVHSAAMNGHSECLRLLIHNADQQTAIDIRDGKGQTPLMLAVLGGHTDCVYLLLSKGASVEARDKWGRSALHHGAVMGHEACVEALLQHGSSFLVQDSRGRSPLHLAAACGHVGVLRALMKIQKSVLVLKDNCGYTPLHWACYNGHDASVELLLEQDVFRKMEGNSFSPLHCAVINDNESAAEMLIETLGPAIVNATDSQSRTPLHAAAYTDHVECLQLLLGHNAQVNSTDMLGKTPLMMAAENGQTNAVEVLVSSAKADFTLQDAHRNTALHLACSKGHETSALLILEKVTDRNIINCTNAALQTPLHVAARNGLTVVVQELLGKGASVLAVDENGYTPALACAPNKDVADCLALILATMMPISLSSPSTISGLAFTTINHYSSPSKTVTFDPLPMLRSEHVSYRKFNSLGREDGLIVPDDELNDSDSETY; encoded by the exons ATGCACAAGAATCCAGTGTGTGTATCATATATCACAGACCCTGCTGAAACCACACATGCATCAAACGCCAAGCTTTCAAATGGAGtacaaaacacatgcaaatcaGAG GACAGTGAGAAGAGGACGCCACTCCACGCGGCTGCATACCTGGGCGACGCTGAGATCATAGAGCTGCTCATCCTGTCAG ggGCGAGAGTAAATGCCAAAGATAATAAATGGCTCACTCCTCTTCATCGGGCCGTAGCTTCCTGTAGTGAG GAGGCCGTCCAGGTGCTGTTGAAACACTCTGCGGATGTCAACGCAAGGGATAAAAACTGGCAGACGCCGCTGCACGTGGCCGCGGCCCATAAAGCAGTGCGCTGCGCCGAGGCATTAGTGCCATTGCTAAGCAACGTCAACGTGTCGGACCGCGCCGGACGTACGCCTCTTCATCACGCGGCCTTCAGCGGACACCTGGAG ATGGTTCAGTTGCTTGTATCCAGAGGTGCAAACATCAACGCTTTTGATAAGAAGGACAGACGAGCTGTTCACTGGGCCGCATACATGG gTCATTTAGAGGTCATGAAGTTACTGGTGTCTCATGGTGCTGAGGTTTGCTGTAAGGATAAGAAATCATACACTCCGCTTCACGCCGCTGCCTCCAGTGGAATGATCAACGTGGTGAAATACCTGCTGAATCTGGGAGTTGAT ATTAACGAGCCGAACGCTTATGGAAACAGTCCTCTGCACTTGGCGTGTTTTAACGGGCAGGACGTGGTGGTGAACGAGCTGATAGAAGCAGGTGCTGATGTCAATCAAGTGAACGAGAAGGGCTTCTCCCCGCTGCACTTCACCGCTGCCTCCCGGCAGGGGGCGCTGTGTCTGGAGCTGCTCGTGGCCAACAGGGCCAATGTCAACAGCAGG AGTAAAGATGGTAAAACTCCTCTCCACATGGCGGCCATTCACGGGCGATACTCCAGATCGCAGGCCATCATTCAGAACG GCTCAGAGATCGACTGCGAGGATGAGAACGGAAATTCTCCGCTTCATATAGCGGCTCGTTACGGTCACGAGCTGCTCATCAACACTCTCATGACGAACGGTGCAGATACGGCAAA ACGGGGCATCCACGGCATGTTCCCGCTGCATCTGGCGGCGCTGAGTGGATTTTCAGACTGCTGCCGGAAACTGCTCTCCTCAG GTTTTGACATCGACACGCCGGATGACTTTGGCAGGACGTGTTTGCATGCGGCCGCTGCAGGAGG GAATCTGGAGTGTTTGAATCTGTTGCTCAACACAGGTGCAGACTTTAACAGGAAAGACAGATTTGAGAG GACGGCGCTGCATTACGCTGCTGCGAACTGTAACTATCAGTGTCTGTTCGCTCTGGTGGGCTCCGGGGCCAGCGTGAACGAGCGGGACGTCAGGGGCTGCAGCCCACTGCACTACACGGCTGCGGCCGACTCCGACGGCAG GTGTCTGGAGTATCTGTTGAGGAATGATGCGAATCCAGGTCTCAGGGATAAAGACGGATACAGCGCTGTTCACTACGCTTCAGCGTACGGTCACCGAGTGTGTCTGGAGATG ATCGCCAATGAAACGCCGTTAGATGTG CTGTTGGACACATCTGCATCAAGCATCTTGCACGACACTGACGTCCAGCCTCCCATCAGCCCTTTACACTTAGCG GCATATCACGGTCACCACCACGCTCTTGAGGTCCTGGTCCAGTCTCTGCTGGATCTGGACGTGAGGACGCCTCAGGGTCACACGGCTCTGAGTCTGGCAGCGTTTAAGGGTCACGTGGAGTGCGTGGAGATCCTGATCAATCAGGGCGCGTCCATGCTGCTGAAGGACTACACACACAAGAGAAGCGCCGTACACTCCGCAG CCATGAACGGTCACTCAGAGTGTCTGCGTCTGCTCATCCATAATGCCGATCAGCAAACAGCCATCGATATACGTGATGGAAAGGGACA GACTCCTCTAATGTTGGCAGTTCTGGGCGGACACACAGACTGTGTGTATCTTCTGCTGAGTAAAGGAGCCAGTGTGGAGGCCAGGGATAAATGGGGCCGGTCGGCCCTCCACCACGGG GCGGTGATGGGTCACGAGGCATGTGTGGAGGCGCTGCTGCAGCACGGCTCTAGTTTCCTGGTTCAGGACAGTAGGGGGCGCTCTCCTCTGCACTTGGCGGCTGCTTGCGGTCACGTTGGAGTTCTGAGAGCCCTCATGAAGATCCAAAAGAGCGTCCTCGTCCTCAAGGACAACTGTGGTTACACACCGCTGCACTGGGCGTGTTATAACG GTCATGACGCGTCTGTGGAGCTGCTCTTAGAGCAGGACGTGTTTCGAAAGATGGAGGGAAACTCCTTCAGTCCGCTGCACTGCGCTGT tatTAACGATAACGAATCTGCAGCTGAGATGCTGATTGAAACGTTAGGCCCAGCGATCGTAAACGCCACAGACTCGCAGTCCAG GACGCCGCTGCACGCCGCCGCTTACACCGATCACGTGGAGTGTTTGCAGCTTCTGCTGGGTCACAACGCTCAGGTCAACTCCACTGACATGCTGGGAAAAACACCACTCATGATGGCGGCTGAGAACGGACAGACCAACGCCGTAG AAGTGTTGGTGAGCAGCGCGAAAGCAGATTTCACATTACAGGACGCACACAGAAACACAGCCCTGCATCTGGCCTGCAGTAAG GGACATGAAACCAGTGCCTTGTTAATTCTTGAGAAGGTCACGGACAGAAACATCATCAACTGCACAAACGCAGCGCTGCAGAC GCCGCTACACGTTGCCGCTCGTAACGGGCTCACGGTGGTCGTGCAGGAGCTGCTGGGTAAAGGAGCCAGTGTCCTCGCCGTGGATGAAAACG